The Leucobacter viscericola sequence ATCGAGTGATTGCCCGGAGAGCTCAGTTCGCCTCGCCGAGTCCACCGCGTGCCACACCTGGAATGGGCTGATCTCGCCGAACCGCAGGTGCGGGCTGAGCATGGAGTTCACCGCTTCGGATGGTTCATCGCGGCGGTGGTACGAGGCCAGCCCGACCTCAAGAAACGCGCTCAAACGTGTCAGGGCGGCCTGCTCCCCCGGCTGCCAGGTCTCGCGCAGCCCCGAGGCCCAATCGGGATTTTGCGGCAGTAGGTTCCAAGACGACAGATCGTCGCTGGCAACGGCCGTAAGGGGCGTTGTGATCCGCTCTGGAGCGGGCAAGGGCGCGCGTGGCAGCGGCCTGCTCAGGCAGGCGCGCCAGTAGGGCGTGAAGACTCGAAAGGGAGTGCCCGATCCTGTGCTGACTGTCCAGGGCTCGTGAAGCAGGTTTGCCTGAAAGCTGTGCGCGTCGATTCCCGAGGTGCGCAGGCGCGACTTAATGACGCCGTCGACAGCGCGGGCGTTTGTGTACCGACGGTTCCAGTAGACCCCGGTGGCGTTCACCTCGTGTGCGAGCTCGGGAATCACTGACGCAGCGTTGCCGCGGCGCAAGACGAGCTCGCCCCCGATCGCGCGCAGGCTCGAGGCCAGTGCGGTGAGCGAGTGGTGCAGCCACCACCGCGAGGCGCCTCCCAATGGCCGAGGCGCGTTCGAGTTGGGCACGGACTGGCGTGCCTCTTCGGAGTTCTCTTCCTGTGAGGCTGACTGGAAGGGTAACGGATACTCCGCGGCATCGGGCTCTTCGAGTACATACACAACGACAACGGCGCCATGATCCCCCGCGGCCTCGATACCAGCAACGAGAGCGGGGTTGTCTTCGAGACGTAGATCGTTGCGTAGCCACACCAAGCTCACGGGTGAACTGTCGGGTTTACTCACCGTTTTTGGCTCCTGCGGCTTGAATGATTCGGTTTGCCATACCGCTAAAGATTATGCCGTGGAAGGGAAGAATGGAAAACCAGTAGAGCCGGCCAAACAGCCCGCGTGGAAAGAAGATGGCACGCTGTTGGTAACGACACCCCTGGCCATCATCACCGGGCTCGGCGCTCAGCTCAAGCCAGGCTCGCCCGGGCACCTTCATCTCCGCGCGGAGGCGCAGCAGGCGACCGCGTTCCAACCCCTCGACGCGCCAAAAGTCGAGCGCTTCGCCAACGAACAGGGTGTCGGGGTGTCGCCTGCCTCGCCGCAACCCGACCCCGCCGACGAACTTGTCCATCCAGCCCCGCAGTGCCCAAGCGAGCGGAAAGGAATACCAGCCGCGTTCCCCGCCAATCCCCTCAATAACGCGCCACAGCTGATCAACCGAGGCCTCGGACTCCCGGCTGCGCAGGTCGGTGTAGACGCTGTGCCCTGCCCAGTCGGGATCGCTGGGCAGAGGATCGCTGGGCGCTCCGGCGACGGACGCGTTTTGCCAGCTCGTCACGACCTGACCGTCACGCATCTTGCCGAGCGCGAGACGCACCGCCTGGCGGTAGCCGGTGCGTCCGCCTTCGGGTTCGGGAATGAGCGCATCGAGGTCTCGCTCTCGCACGACGCAGCTGTGCTGCAATGACTCAACGAGCGGGCCCGCCAGACTGTGCGGGATTGGTGTGACAAGGTTCACCCAGTGCGCGGCCAGTCGCGGCGTGAGCACCGGCAATGCAAGTATCAAGCGCTTGGGCAGCCCCGCTTCTGCGGCATAGCCGTTCATGGCGTCCGCGTAGCTCAGCACATCAGGGCCGCCGATGTCGAAGGTTCGGTTTGTGTGAGGATCAATGTCCAACACGTGTACGAGGTAGTAGAGCACATCACGAACCGCAATCGGTTGCACGCGGTTTCTTACCCACTTTGGTGCGGGCATCCACGGCAGAACCTCGGTCAGGTGCCGAATCATCTCAAACGACGCGGATCCTGAACCGATGACCACCCCCGCCTGCAGCACAACAGCCGGAATCGTCGACTCCAAGAGCACGTTTCCCACGGCCGTGCGCGAGCGAAGGTGCCGTGAGAGCGGCCCGTCGGGGTGCAGCCCGCTCAGATAGACGAGGCGCGCGACGCGGGCGGATTCCGCGGCCGTCACAAAGTTCGTCGCGCACTCCTGTTCGATGTCAGAGAAGGTCTTGCGGCTGGCGCCCGGACCCATCGAGTGCACAAGGTAGTAGGCGGCATCGACGCCCTCGAAGGCGGCGGCGAGAGTTGCCGGATGGAGCAGGTCCCCTTCGAATACCTCGACGTCAGAAACCCAGGGAATGTCGCGTAGGCGGTTCGGATCACGCACGAGCACTCGCACGCTGTGGCCAGCCTCAATCAGCAACGGAACCAAACGCCCGCCAATGTATCCACCCGCACCCGTCACCAGGATCTTGAACGGGTTTTCATCATGCAGCTCTGACATGTTCGCAGTGTAGAACCGAAAACGCGCCGAGATAAGGGGTTGCGGTCGGCCGCGCTGGGTTGGATCGCAATAACCCCTAGCGCGGCAGGCACAGAAGTGTGACGATAGGTGACGCAACCGCAATCAGCTGAGCAAAGGAGCCACCGTGATTGGAAGTTTGTACGCCGTCGTTCTCGACTGCCCCGATCCTGCAGCACTCGCCGAGTTTTATCGCAGTTTTTTGGGCGGGCGAATCGAGCAAGACGATGAGTGGGTGGATTTGATCCTGCCAGGAAACGGTGCGCGACTCAGCTTCCAGCCCTCACCGGGCTTCGTGCCACCTCGCTGGCCGAGCGATGACGGTGACCAGCAGTCACACCTCGACATCTCGGTGGGAGACATCGAAGAGGCGCACGACAGAATCGTCGCCTTTGGTGCCCGTTTTATCGAGGCTCACGAGGGCTTCCGCGTGTACCTTGACCCCGCGGGTCATCCGTTCTGCACGGTGAAATAGCTGTCGTGGGTTAGAGGCTGCGCTCGCCCGCGGTCAGCGCGTTGAGGCGCGACATGCAGCGCTGGTACTTCTTGCGATAGCCGCCGTCGAGCATGCCACCGCCGAAGATGTCGGTCAGCGGAATGCCGGTCGCGCGGATCGGGATCTGTGCGTCATAGACGCGGTCAATGAACGCAACGACGCGCAGCGCGGCCGACTGATCCGTCAGCTCGTGCACGCCACGCAGCCCAATCGCCTGGATGCCACCGAGCATGCCGACGTAGCTCGACGGGTGAACGGTCGCGAGGTGAGCAACAAAGGCGTCGAAGTCATCGTCGGTCATGCGCTCACCAGCGGCCGCTGAATCAGCGAGCGCAAAGAGGTAGGCATCGTCCGAGAGCGTCACGGCGTCACCCTCGATGTCGCGCTGGCGATAGTCGGTGCCGTCGATACGGATTGTTGTGAACCGCGCAGACATCGCCTGGATCTCTCGCATGAAGTCAGACGCCGCAAACCGACCCTCACCGAGGGCGTTCGGTGGCGTGTTTGAGGTCGCGACGATTTTTGAACCCGATTCAGTGAGGTCCTTGATCATGCGGGTCATGAGCATGGTGTCGCCCGGATCATCGAGCTCAAACTCGTCAATGCAGATGAGGCGAGCGCCCTGCAGCACACCGATGGCGCCGTTGTAACCCAGTGCACCAACGAGCGCGGTGTACTCAATGAAGGTGCCAAAATACTTGCGCCCCGCGGTTGCGTGCCACGTTGCCGCGAGCAAGTGAGTCTTGCCAACTCCAAAACCACCGTCGAGGTACACGCCGGGCTTGGTGGGTGCCGCCGTTGCGGGCGCGGCCTGCTTCTTGCGACCGAAACCGAACAGGCCACCACGGGCCACGGGCGCCTCGGGCTCAGCAAAGGCACGAAGCACGTCCCGAGCCTCAGCCTGCGAGGGGTACTCGGCATCCGGGCGATACGAATCAAAAGTCGCGTGGTCGAACTGTGGCGGTGGCACAAGCGTCGCCACCAGTTCGGCGCCGGAAATGCTCGGACTGCGATCGACAAGGCGGGCAGAGCTTCGCTGGGCTGTTTCGGGGAGCTGAGTCTCGGAGGGCATCGGAGCTAGTGTAGCCGGATGCCGGTGCAAGCTGCCTCAGTGTTACCTTCTTGCTTACTCACCACGCCATGGTGGGCGGGGCAACGATCGGGCAAACTGCTCCGTTACGCGCTCCCACGGTTCCGAATCAACGTTCCACAGCTTCACGTGCTCGCCCTCTTCTTGCAGTCGCAGCTGCACAAGATCGGGTCGTGCGGCGGCCAGTCGCTGCGCGCTCTCGCACGGCACAAACGTGTCGCCCTTGCTCGCGTGAATGAGCACGGGAACCGTCAGCTGACGCGCAAACGACTCGGGAGTGAGCTTTGCGAACGCGATGCCTTCGGGTTCGCCGCCGCGCACAACACCCGCGTCGAGCAGCCGGATTCCGATGTCAGCGATCGCTTTTGGAGCGTAAAACAAGCTTGCCTGGTACCGCAGCAGTGTGGTCCAATCGACCGCCGGTGATTCGAGGATCAGTCCGTCAATCACACCGCTGTGTTCGCCGCTGGTCGCCGACACCAGGCTCGCCGTGCCGCCCATCGACCAGCCGAACAATGTGACGCGCGCGGCGCCTCGGCGCAGCGCCTCAGCAATTGCGGCATCGACGTCGCGACTCTCGGCGATCCCAATCCCGTAGCGACCGTTCTCCCCCGCGGGCGCGCCCGGATCGTTGCGATAGCTAATGACGAGGTTCGTGATCCCCGCCCGGGCGAGCGGCGCAACCCCACGAAGAGTTTCCTCTGGCAGGGCGCCCCTGCCGTGAACGTGCACCGCCCAGCGCTTCTTCTTCGCGCGGCGGGGGTGGATCAGCCAAGCGTCAGCGTCGCCGAGTTCCGTTGGGTACGTGATGTGCTCAACACGGAACCCGAGTTCCTCTGGTGAGGTGAACCACCAGCCACCGATGCGCCCCCGGGCTCCAACGGTCAGCGATCCTCGATCCACCTGCAAGACCTCACGCACAACCCTGCCGCCCCGCGCCTCGAGTACCGGGCCGAGACGCGCGTGACCCGCATCATTGTCGAAGCGGAACGAGTAGCGCCCCGGCAGATCCGCGTCCTGCCCCAGCAGCCACACGTACTGCCGAGACTCCGACTGTTTCATCTGATCCACGATGATCGGCATGCTTGCGTCTCTCGGCACCACGGCCTTGCGGGCCAGGGTCACGCCCGCCGCGACCGCTCCCGCAACGCCGATGGCAGCTGCGCCCCCGGCGATGGCCGCACCGCGGCCCCACCACTCTCTCCAGGCGCTCTTCTCGGCTTCTGCCATGATGTACCTCCCTTGAGATCGGCGCTTACCGGCGTGGCAACCGCAACTCACTTACAGCAAACTCTAGTCTTCCCTGTGTGATGGCAACGATCGCGGGGCAACCGTTAGAGTTCACCGCCGCCGCCGATCAAATTCGCGGGGCAACACTGCGGCGCGAACTCAAGATGCGCGAGATACCCGCCCCCGAGCGCATCGCACCGTATTCCATCGCCCTTGCGGCGGGTGTTGCGCGCGGCGCCGAAGACGACACCGCGGACGACGTGATCGACTCGGCCTACGGGGCTGGCAGGATCATCCTGATGTACGACCCCGAATCTTCCGAGGAGTGGGGCGGTCCGTTCAGGATCGTGTGTTTCGCGCAGGCCCCACTTGAGGTTGAGATCGGCGTGGATCCCTTCATCTCTGACGTCGCCTGGTCTTGGTTGGTCGATGCGCTCGACTCACGCGGTGCCAACTACACCTACCTGTCGGGCACAGCGACCAAAACCCTTTCGAGTGGCTTCGGATCGCTTGAGGCGCAGGGTGACGCCGCGCAGATTGAGCTGCGTGCCTCCTGGACCCCGACCGGAGATAACTTCGCCGTGCACGCTGAGGCATGGTCTGAGTTACTGTGTTTGCTCGCGGGACTGCCGCATCAAGAGGGCGTCGAATCGCTCACCGCTAGACGCACACGACAGGGGCTTACGGGCGCATGAGCGACATGGTTGAGCAGTCAGAGCTCGAGACCTCGTGGTCAATGGTTACGGACGATGCCGGAGTGCAAAAGGCGGCCGCTCTGTTGGCCGCGGGCAACGGTCCGGTAGGAGTAGACGCCGAGCGCGCCTCGGGGTTCACCTACGGCTCCGAGGCCTATCTCGTTCAGGTGTTTCGGCGAGGATCCGGCACGTTTCTGTTTGATCCGGTTGGCATCGAAAACTTCGCGCCCCTCGCGGAGGCTATCGAGGGCGAGGAGTGGATCTTTCACGCCGCCTCACAAGACATCCCCTGTCTCGACGAGATCGGTCTGCATCCGCCGCGCATCTTTGACACGGAGCTCGCCGCGAGACTGCTCGGCTATGAGCGCGTCGGGCTCGGCGCCGTGGTTGAGCAGCTGCTGGGCGTAAAACTCGAGAAGGCGCACTCGGCCGCTGACTGGTCGCAGCGCCCGCTTCCCGAGCCGTGGCTGGAGTATGCGGCGCTCGACGTTGCACTGCTGCCGGATTTGCGCGATGCGGTGGCCAAAGACCTCGCCGAACAGGGCAAAGAAGACTACGCCTCTGCCGAGTTTGAGGCGGTGCGCAACAAGCCAGAGAAACCGAAGAACCCCGAGCCGTGGCGCAACCTGTCGAACGGGCAGTCGCTGCGCTCCCCGCGTGCGTTGGCGCTTGCGCGTGAGCTGTGGTTGGCGCGCGACGAACTCGCTCGCTCTCAAGACATTGCCCCCGGTCGATTGGTTCCGGACCGCTCGATCGTCGCCGCGGCAGCGGCAAACCCGCGTTCCAAGGGTGACCTTGCCAAGCTGTCAACGTTTCGCGGTCGTGCGAGCCGCACAGAGATCGACCGTTGGTGGCAGGCCATTTTGCGTGGCAAGACCACTGAAGACCTGCCCGGCCCTCGCCCTCGCGATCCCGGTGCGATCCCGCACCACCGCGGCTGGTCGCAGCGCTACCCTGAGGCAGCTGCCCGCCTTGCCGCCGCACGCGCGGGAGTCGAGGCTGAGGCGGAGCGGCAGAATATGCCGGCCGAGAACCTGATTACTCCCGATTTTGTGCGCAAGCTGGCCTGGAATCCGCCGGAGGATCTCTCCCCCGAGAGCATCGCACTGCGTCTCAAAGAGGTTGGCGCGCGCGACTGGCAGGCTGCACTAACTGCACCAATTCTTGCCGCCGCTTTTGTAGAGAGCGTATAAAGGTCTTCGGTCTCTGACGCGATCTCGCGTTGATTCTGCACGTGCTCACCCGACGGTGAGACTCCGTCCCTAGGATGGGGGGTAGAAGTATGACAACACACCTGATGGAGGCGAAGTGGCCGCAATGAGAGAAGTTGTGTTCGTAGACGGGGTTCGTACCCCGTTCGGACGCGCTGGCGAAAAGGGTATGTACGCGGGAACGCGCGCCGACGATCTGGCGGTGAAGGCTCTGCAGGGGCTGATTGAGCGCAATCCTGATCTGCCGCTTGATCGCATCGATGACGTGGGAATCGCGGCAACAACGCAGCAGGGTGATCAGGGGCTGACCCTTGGCCGCACCGTTTCAATGCTCGCTGGGCTTCCCGTGACCGTGCCGGGCTACGCGCTCGATCGCATGTGCGCGGGTGCGCTGACCGTGGCGTCGATGATGGGCGGTGCCATTGGTGCCGGCCAGTACGACCTCGCGATCGCAGGCGGAGTTGAGCACATGGGGCGTCACCCCATTGGGCTCGATGCGGATCCGAACCCCCGCTTCGTGGCAGAGAAGTTGGTCAGTCCCGATGCGCTCAACATGGGCAATACTGCCGAACGCCTGCACGACCGCTTTCCTGAGCTGACGAAGGAGCGTGCTGATCGCTTTGGCATGCTCAGTCAGCAGAAGGTGCAGGCAGCCTACGATCGCGGCGATATTCAGCCTGATCTTGTGCCGGTTGCCCTGCGCTCTGCCGCTGGTTGGGGACTCGCCACCGAAGATGAGGGCCGTCGCCCCGAAACAACGATGGAGGGCCTTGCAACGCTGAAGACCCCGTTCCGCCCGCACGGTCGTGTGACCGCGGGTAACGCCTCACCGCTCACCGATGGGGCTACGGTTTCCTTGCTCGCCGGTGGCGACACCGCGCGCGAGCTCGGGCTGAAAGCCAAGATGCGCATGGTCGGTTTTGCCTACGCCGGAGTAGAGCCCGAGGTCATGGGCATTGGACCCGTGCCCTCCACAGAGAAGGCGCTGCGTCGCGCGGGCCTGACCATCGACGACATTGGTCTCTTCGAGCTAAACGAGGCATTCTCGGTTCAGGTGCTCTCGTTTACTGATCACTTCGGGATCGCCGACGAAGATCCTCGCGTCAATCCCTGGGGCGGAGCTATTGCCATCGGACACCCGCTCGCAGCGAGCGGCGTTCGCCTGATGATTCAGCTCGCACGCCAGTTCGAGCAGCGTCCTGATGTTCGCTACGGCATCACCGCAATGTGCGTTGGGCTTGGCCAGGGCGGCACCATGATCTGGGAAAACCCCCACTTCGACGGCAAGAAGAGGAAGTAACTTCAAGATGACCGACTACACCAAGATCGATTTTGCGCCGCTGCTCGCGGCATCTGCCGACGAGGTTGTCACCGAGTCGTTCGTGCGCGATGTTGCGCTGCCATCGGGTGGCACTCTCGCACTCATCACCCTCGACAACGGGCGCGACTACACTCGCCCCAACACGCTCGGCCCGCGCACGCTTGACGCGCTGGGCAAGGTGCTGGACGAGCAGAAGGCTCGCGCTGCTGCGGGCGAGATTAAGGCCGTTGCCGTCACCGGCAAGCAGTTCATCTTTGCTGCCGGTGCTGACCTCTCGAAGGTTTCGACGCTCGCCACCCCCGCGAACGCGCGCCTCATGGCGCAGTTCGGGCACCACATCCTGGGCAAGTTCAGCTCGCTCGGTGTGCCGTCCTTTGCCTTCGTGAATGGCCTCGCGCTCGGCGGTGCGATGGAGATTGCCCTGAACTGCGACTACCGCACGCTCGACTCATCGACCGCGGCGCTCGCGTTCCCCGAGGTGTTCCTCGGGATCATCCCGGGCTGGGGTGGCGCAACGATTGTTCCGAACCTCATCGGCATCGAAAAGGCGCTCGAGATTATCGTCTCGAACCCGCTGAAGAACAACCGCATGCTGAAGCCCGCACAGGCACTGGAAATGGGGCTGTTCGACACCATGTTTGGTGCCGCGAGCTTCTTGGAGCGTTCCGTGGTCTGGGCCGACGGAGTGCTGACGGGTGCAACCAAGGTTGAGCGCCCCAATGAGCCGGGCAAGCTTGAGCGCCTTACCAAGTGGCCCGCCGCGATTAAGATCGCGCGCGACACGCTCAAGGCGCGTATTGGCACGGCCGCAAAGTCGCCCTATGTTGCGCTTGACCTGCTGAACGCGGCAAAAGATAACGACCGCGTGCGCGGGTTTGAGCGCGAAGACGATGCGCTCACTGAGCTCATCTCGGGTGATCAGTTCGCCGCCTCGATCTACGCCTTCGATCTCGTGCAGAAGCGTGCAAAGCGCCCGGCGGGTGCTCCCGACCGTTCACTCGCGCAGCCCGTGAAAAAGGTCGGCGTCATTGGTGCAGGCCTCATGGCGAGCCAGTTTGCGTTGCTCTTCGCTCGCAAACTGCGGGTTCCAGTGCTCATTACCGACCTCGACCAGTCGCGCGTCGACAAGGGCCTCGACTACATTCGCGGTGAGGTCGACAAGATGCAGGAGAAGGGGCGCCTGTCGCGCGACGACGCAAACCAGATCAAGGCGCTCGTGAGTGGAACCACCGACAAGAAGCTCTACGCCGACTGTGACTGGGTCATCGAGGCTGTCTTTGAAGAACTGGGTGTCAAGCAGCAGGTCTTTGCCGAGATCGAGCCGATCATCTCGGAGACCGCTGTTCTCGCCACCAACACCTCGTCGCTCTCGGTCGAAGAGATCGGCGCGAACCTGAAGAACCCGGAGCGTCTCGTTGGCTTCCACTTCTTCAACCCGGTCGCGGTGATGCCGCTGATCGAGGTCGTGAAGGTCGACACCACGAGCGACGAGACACTCGCCACGGCCATGACGGTTGCAAAGAAGCTCGGCAAGAGCGCTGTGATTACGGCGGATCGCCCCGGCTTCGTTGTGAACCGTCTGCTCGCAAAGGTGATGGGTGAGGCAGCCCGTGCACTCGACGAGGGCACACCAATGCCCGTTGTTGAGCGGGCGCTCGCACCGATCGGTTTGCCGATGGGGCCGTTTGAGCTCATCGACCTGGTCGGTTGGAAGGTTGCCGCACACGTGCAAGACACGATGGTGGCCGCGTTCCCCGAGCGCTTCTACGCTTCGCCAAATCTGCACGCTCTTGCGGAGGTCACCGAGCCTCTCGCGAAGACGAAGCTCGGCAAGGTTGAAGACCTGTCGAAGGCCGGCAAAAAAGCCGTCAAGCTGGGCAAGACCGCGGTTTCTGAAGAAGAGATTCTGCGCCGGGTCGAAGACGAGCTTGCTGGCGAGATCAAGATCATGCTCGACGAGGGTGTGGTCGCAGCGGCTGAGGACATCGACCTCTGCCTGATCCTGGGTGCGGGCTGGCCGTTCCAGGCCGGCGGTGCGACACCCTATCTCGATCGGGTTGGGGCGAGCGAACGGGTCTTCGGAGCCGCTTTCCACGACCCAAGGATTGCGGGCCGCAGCGAGTAGCTGCTCCCTACCGCCCAACACCGAGCCTGCGTTTCAGCGCCGAGCCTGCGTCCTCTGACCGCAGTCTCAGCACTGAAACGCAGGCTCGATGCGTTGAGGGGCGAATCTGAGTCTAATCCTCGACGAGAATGCCGAGGTGCTCAGCGAAGACGCGGGTGAGCGACGCCGCCTGCGAAGAACTGAGAGTTGCCCCGCGCAGCGACGCGGCATCGCTGAGGGTGCCGATTTCAAGGCCGCGCAGGTCGACGTGCTCAAGTTTGGCCCCGGAAAGATGGATCACATCAGCCCGGCAGTTCTCGAACGAAACGCGCTTGAGACGGGCATCGACGAGATCGAGCTCGCTGATCACGCAGTCTCGAAAGACCACGTTCGAAAGGTCACTCGCGCGAAGATTCACCCAGCCGAGCTTGCAGTGTGCAAAGAGCGCCTGCTGCAGCACGGCATCGTACATTTCAGCCGCACCGAGGCGCGAGTGTGTAATCTCGACCTCTCGCAGTTGCACACGCGGTGCCGGAAACACGGGCGCGTTCAGTTGCTCGACGCGTGTCTCAAGCAGACGTGCCCCTCGCAGCGAAGAGTTGTTAGCGGATAGCCCGATTAGCTCGCACTCTGAAAACGTGACCCCCGAGAGATCCCGCTCCGAGACATCTGCATCCGCAAACCGGGTGAGTTCGTAACTGCCACGTATGGTCAGTAGCTCGGGATCCCCCGCCTCCAGCTCTGGCAGAAAGAGCGGGGAAAGCGTTGGGAAATCGGTCTTGCGTGACCTGGCCACAGGTTTACTCCGGCCGCGCGATCGGGATCCGCGTGCCGCGCACCTGCTCAATCACGTCGGCGGCGATCTGCTCCGCCGTCAGACCGGCGTCGAGGAGAAGTTCTTCGCGAGTTGCGTGCTCCAGGAACTCGTCGGGAGTGCCAAGCTCGCTGACGGCGGTATCGACTCCAGCGTCGCGCATGGCCTGGCGGATGCGTGTGCCAACTCCCCCGACCCGAATGCCGTCTTCGATGCTGATGAGCAGTCGGTGATCCCGAGCGATCTCTACGACCGAGGTTGCAACGGGAACCACCCAGCGAGGATCAATAACCGTTGAGGTGATCCCCTGCTCCGCAAGAATATCCGCGGCATCAAGGGCGACGCGCGACATCGGACCAACGGCAACAAACAGCACATCTGCGGTACCGCCGGCCTTCGCGCCCTCACGAAGAACGTCTACGCCGTCTTCTGTGCGGCGCAGCGCTGGGATCTCCGGGCCGATGGAGCCCTTCGGGTACCGAAGTACGGTGGGGCCATCGTTGATCTGTGTGGCCTCAGCGAGCAGCTCTCGAAGGGTCGGCTCGTCGCGGGGCGCAGAGATTCGGATTCCCGGCACAACCTGCAGGGTGGCGAGATCCCAGACACCATTGTGGCTCGCGCCGTCGGGGCCCGTGATGCCTGACCGGTCGAGCACAAAGGTGACACCCGCCCGATGCAGCGCCACATCCATGAGGAGCTGGTCGAAGGCGCGGTTCATGAAGGTCGCGTACATGGCGACGACCGGGTGCAGCCCGCCGTAAGCAAGGCCGGCAGCGCTCGTGACCGCGTGCTGCTCGGCAATGCCGACGTCGTAGACGCGCTCCGGGAATCGCTTGGCCATGGCGTCGAGGCCGGTCGGGGCAAGCATGGCGGCCGTAATCGCGACGATACGCTCGTCTTCTTCGGCGAGTTCGACGATGCGTTCGCTAAACACCGAGGTCCAGCTCGGCCCCGAAGAGTGCTTGACCGGCACGCCGCTGTCGGGATCAATCTGCCCAATCGCGTGGAACTGATCGGCCTCGTCGTTCTCTGCCAGCGCGTACCCGCGACCCTTTTCGGTAATCACGTGCACGAGCGCCGGGCGACCGTAGTCTTTTG is a genomic window containing:
- a CDS encoding thiolase family protein, producing the protein MREVVFVDGVRTPFGRAGEKGMYAGTRADDLAVKALQGLIERNPDLPLDRIDDVGIAATTQQGDQGLTLGRTVSMLAGLPVTVPGYALDRMCAGALTVASMMGGAIGAGQYDLAIAGGVEHMGRHPIGLDADPNPRFVAEKLVSPDALNMGNTAERLHDRFPELTKERADRFGMLSQQKVQAAYDRGDIQPDLVPVALRSAAGWGLATEDEGRRPETTMEGLATLKTPFRPHGRVTAGNASPLTDGATVSLLAGGDTARELGLKAKMRMVGFAYAGVEPEVMGIGPVPSTEKALRRAGLTIDDIGLFELNEAFSVQVLSFTDHFGIADEDPRVNPWGGAIAIGHPLAASGVRLMIQLARQFEQRPDVRYGITAMCVGLGQGGTMIWENPHFDGKKRK
- a CDS encoding VOC family protein translates to MIGSLYAVVLDCPDPAALAEFYRSFLGGRIEQDDEWVDLILPGNGARLSFQPSPGFVPPRWPSDDGDQQSHLDISVGDIEEAHDRIVAFGARFIEAHEGFRVYLDPAGHPFCTVK
- a CDS encoding SDR family oxidoreductase encodes the protein MSELHDENPFKILVTGAGGYIGGRLVPLLIEAGHSVRVLVRDPNRLRDIPWVSDVEVFEGDLLHPATLAAAFEGVDAAYYLVHSMGPGASRKTFSDIEQECATNFVTAAESARVARLVYLSGLHPDGPLSRHLRSRTAVGNVLLESTIPAVVLQAGVVIGSGSASFEMIRHLTEVLPWMPAPKWVRNRVQPIAVRDVLYYLVHVLDIDPHTNRTFDIGGPDVLSYADAMNGYAAEAGLPKRLILALPVLTPRLAAHWVNLVTPIPHSLAGPLVESLQHSCVVRERDLDALIPEPEGGRTGYRQAVRLALGKMRDGQVVTSWQNASVAGAPSDPLPSDPDWAGHSVYTDLRSRESEASVDQLWRVIEGIGGERGWYSFPLAWALRGWMDKFVGGVGLRRGRRHPDTLFVGEALDFWRVEGLERGRLLRLRAEMKVPGRAWLELSAEPGDDGQGCRYQQRAIFFPRGLFGRLYWFSILPFHGIIFSGMANRIIQAAGAKNGE
- the zapE gene encoding cell division protein ZapE, whose translation is MPSETQLPETAQRSSARLVDRSPSISGAELVATLVPPPQFDHATFDSYRPDAEYPSQAEARDVLRAFAEPEAPVARGGLFGFGRKKQAAPATAAPTKPGVYLDGGFGVGKTHLLAATWHATAGRKYFGTFIEYTALVGALGYNGAIGVLQGARLICIDEFELDDPGDTMLMTRMIKDLTESGSKIVATSNTPPNALGEGRFAASDFMREIQAMSARFTTIRIDGTDYRQRDIEGDAVTLSDDAYLFALADSAAAGERMTDDDFDAFVAHLATVHPSSYVGMLGGIQAIGLRGVHELTDQSAALRVVAFIDRVYDAQIPIRATGIPLTDIFGGGMLDGGYRKKYQRCMSRLNALTAGERSL
- a CDS encoding cryptochrome/photolyase family protein translates to MSKPDSSPVSLVWLRNDLRLEDNPALVAGIEAAGDHGAVVVVYVLEEPDAAEYPLPFQSASQEENSEEARQSVPNSNAPRPLGGASRWWLHHSLTALASSLRAIGGELVLRRGNAASVIPELAHEVNATGVYWNRRYTNARAVDGVIKSRLRTSGIDAHSFQANLLHEPWTVSTGSGTPFRVFTPYWRACLSRPLPRAPLPAPERITTPLTAVASDDLSSWNLLPQNPDWASGLRETWQPGEQAALTRLSAFLEVGLASYHRRDEPSEAVNSMLSPHLRFGEISPFQVWHAVDSARRTELSGQSLDNAAKFLSEIGWREFNASILFYMPYLRDQNVRPEFDAFPWKETDPHQLKAWQTGQTGVPLVDAGMRELWHTGIMHNRVRMVAASFLIKNLLVDWRIGEAWFWDTLVDADEASNPGNWQWVAGSGVDAAPYFRVFNPETQAKKFDPEAHYIQRWVPEFEGDAAGKRAPGAETLFGGSYPAPIVDLRETRVAALAAYDEMRAVGLYRGSQ
- a CDS encoding HRDC domain-containing protein — encoded protein: MVEQSELETSWSMVTDDAGVQKAAALLAAGNGPVGVDAERASGFTYGSEAYLVQVFRRGSGTFLFDPVGIENFAPLAEAIEGEEWIFHAASQDIPCLDEIGLHPPRIFDTELAARLLGYERVGLGAVVEQLLGVKLEKAHSAADWSQRPLPEPWLEYAALDVALLPDLRDAVAKDLAEQGKEDYASAEFEAVRNKPEKPKNPEPWRNLSNGQSLRSPRALALARELWLARDELARSQDIAPGRLVPDRSIVAAAAANPRSKGDLAKLSTFRGRASRTEIDRWWQAILRGKTTEDLPGPRPRDPGAIPHHRGWSQRYPEAAARLAAARAGVEAEAERQNMPAENLITPDFVRKLAWNPPEDLSPESIALRLKEVGARDWQAALTAPILAAAFVESV
- a CDS encoding alpha/beta hydrolase family protein, producing the protein MAEAEKSAWREWWGRGAAIAGGAAAIGVAGAVAAGVTLARKAVVPRDASMPIIVDQMKQSESRQYVWLLGQDADLPGRYSFRFDNDAGHARLGPVLEARGGRVVREVLQVDRGSLTVGARGRIGGWWFTSPEELGFRVEHITYPTELGDADAWLIHPRRAKKKRWAVHVHGRGALPEETLRGVAPLARAGITNLVISYRNDPGAPAGENGRYGIGIAESRDVDAAIAEALRRGAARVTLFGWSMGGTASLVSATSGEHSGVIDGLILESPAVDWTTLLRYQASLFYAPKAIADIGIRLLDAGVVRGGEPEGIAFAKLTPESFARQLTVPVLIHASKGDTFVPCESAQRLAAARPDLVQLRLQEEGEHVKLWNVDSEPWERVTEQFARSLPRPPWRGE
- a CDS encoding DUF3000 domain-containing protein; translated protein: MATIAGQPLEFTAAADQIRGATLRRELKMREIPAPERIAPYSIALAAGVARGAEDDTADDVIDSAYGAGRIILMYDPESSEEWGGPFRIVCFAQAPLEVEIGVDPFISDVAWSWLVDALDSRGANYTYLSGTATKTLSSGFGSLEAQGDAAQIELRASWTPTGDNFAVHAEAWSELLCLLAGLPHQEGVESLTARRTRQGLTGA